TCGTTTTCGAATTTCCGAGAGATATCGGTTGATAGTATTCCGGTTAAGACCGGTGATTTGAGTAATCTGAGAGGCATTCAAATCCAGTGAAAAAAGGTTCACGATTTGACGGATTTTAGCCTCTGAATTTTTTGAACGATTTGCGTACCTATTTTTTAACGTCATAACCAGATGTTAGCACACTTTTTAAGGTGCTGTTCTAGTCATGACCCAATTCTTTTAATTGAAAAGCCTTTTCGCAATCTATGAAAAAAGGTTTGGCATAAGCATCTTGGGTTAGAATCAATGAAAAAAGAAACAATATAAATAAAAATGGGATGGTTCTATGTTTTATCATTTTCCCCCCTCTCATTCTGCCGGGTAACAAGAAACTTATAAATTTATGGACGTTCCGCCCCTACCTCCTTAATATCATTAAAGTCTAACCACTTTTTCCCCTTAATTAAATTAACTATGTTAGCTTGTTCTTCTCCTTTGGTTTTATGCCAGACTTCCCAGATTTTGATTCCAGCATTAGTTAGCTTTTCTATTATATCTCCGATATTAATAGGTGCCAAAATTTCAGGCACCCCTTTAGTTGAAGGCTGAGACGTACATACACTCTTAAC
This bacterium DNA region includes the following protein-coding sequences:
- a CDS encoding IS1595 family transposase, with product MTLKNRYANRSKNSEAKIRQIVNLFSLDLNASQITQITGLNRNTINRYLSEIRKR